From one Rattus rattus isolate New Zealand chromosome 15, Rrattus_CSIRO_v1, whole genome shotgun sequence genomic stretch:
- the LOC116885006 gene encoding 60S ribosomal protein L31-like: protein MVPEKGGEKKGRSAINEVVAREYTINIHKRIHGVGFKKRAPPRALREIRKFAMKEMGTPDVHIGTRLNKAIQAKGIRNVPHRIRVRLSRKHNEDEDSPNKLYTLVTYGPVTTFR, encoded by the coding sequence ATGGTTCCCGAAAAGGGTGGCGAGAAGAAGGGCCGTTCTGCCATCAACGAGGTGGTGGCCCGAGAATACACCATCAACATTCACAAGCGCATCCATGGTGTGGGCTTCAAGAAGCGTGCTCCTCCTCGGGCACTCAGAGAAATTCGGAAATTTGCCATGAAGGAGATGGGGACTCCAGATGTGCACATAGGCACCAGGCTCAATAAAGCCATCCAGGCCAAGGGAATAAGGAATGTTCCGCACCGCATCCGAGTACGTTTGTCCAGGAAGCATAATGAGGatgaggattcaccaaacaagctctacacacTGGTAACTTACGGGCCTGTTACCACATTCAGATAG